Proteins encoded together in one Macadamia integrifolia cultivar HAES 741 chromosome 8, SCU_Mint_v3, whole genome shotgun sequence window:
- the LOC122086032 gene encoding protein BREAST CANCER SUSCEPTIBILITY 2 homolog B-like isoform X2, producing the protein MTTWQLFSDSGNDFRWEISVPPSETRLEESRKTLILRDDLTDSRLPSMADLLFQGSSKVMQKITEGNGDLPMFRTGSGKSVAVKKSSLMKALSVLGEEDAAENGEVCATEDRHSFSNSHFRTGSGKTVSVSSAGLLRAKTLLGLEENNNHFTSQGFGNTRNLPTSDELNSFGNSSNLVTRAALQNNRSLAARSVPQHLVSFPTDMYSPGSDPQKEKVPDIQLTVGSKSARIPSPIKFQTAGGRSISVSSDALQRARCLLGDAELDSLSNEGFGDDSLFSNFKEKTFGEIPLNKENDPYASCLQQNAHASKTFRPLMGLISNQKHSTATAEDINSGSNLPNKVGSDSFIHEGTFTATGNIFCMQKSFNSEVPVKHPLGKECGSRMASVSRSLDRPLVDISNNIGHANSNQKRTPCEKKRLGRRSSISPFKRPRSSRFITPLTSTISLLPNGPATLKMSEGSCKMKVSSRYPFEAERKTVEEFFGATPFYQKLLVHVPDQVKFMNADSAEKYMFCDKSSSDVTGIEAFHHMLSKSGASMLNASKEWVANHYKWIVWKLACYERGYPAEASGRYLTVSNVIEELKYRYEREVNHGHRSAVKRILEGDASPASMMVLCISAIRSYPDPKLETVHPMPSYEDAKKINGSNLFKSSNVGKVELTDGWYSLDALLDVPLSKQLLAGKLFVGQKLRVWGAGLCGWAGPISPLEGSNAVHLLLHINGTYRARWAERLGFCKGLGTPLAFRCIKGGGGIVPRTLVGITRIYPVLYKERLSNGGSVVRSERMEAKMVQLYYQRRSMIAEGVMSEFQRDFNCHGKSEDREEGAQILKILETAAEPEVLMAEMSSEQLTYFATYQARQEAMRQSDMRDKIEKAIENAGLSGRDVTPFMRVRVVGLASKHCHRKGCMRDGLITIWNPTEKQAELVEGQAYTVTGLMALNSNSETIYLHARGSTTAWLPLSSLAAECFEPFFTPRKSVSLSNLGEVPLAREFDIAAVVVYVGEVYTSGHQKRQWVFVTDGSISEPELQSEGFADCLLAVSFCLPDIDNDSSAPINRNLEGSTVGFCNLVKRSRDKMNNLWVAEATENSTYLSSYDFPGCSYLKEAATCTRKWAKISYMTMQKLRERVLVIIGGCDS; encoded by the exons ATGACGACATGGCAGCTGTTTTCCGATTCCGGGAATGATTTCCGATGGGAGATCTCCGTTCCACCGTCTGAAACCAGATTAGAAGAATCTCGCAAAACCCTAATTCTACGAGATGACCTCACCGATTCTCGTCTCCCGTCCATGGCTGATCTCTTGTTTCAAG GATCTTCAAAGGTCATGCAGAAAATAACCGAAGGCAATGGTGACCTTCCAATGTTCCGCACCGGATCGGGGAAATCGGTTGCTGTAAAAAAGTCTTCCCTAATGAAAGCATTGTCTGTCCTCGGCGAGGAGGATGCAGCAGAGAATG GTGAAGTGTGTGCCACGGAAGATAGGCACAGCTTCTCTAATTCTCATTTCCGGACAGGCTCTGGGAAGACAGTGAGTGTATCTTCTGCTGGTCTCCTCAGAGCAAAAACATTGTTGGGTTTGGAGGAAAACAATAATCATTTCACTTCTCAAGGTTTTGGAAATACAAGGAATTTGCCAACTAGTGATGAATTGAATTCTTTTGGGAACTCATCGAATTTGGTGACGAGAGCTGCTTTGCAGAATAACAGGAGTCTAGCTGCTAGATCAGTTCCACAGCATCTGGTTAGTTTTCCAACTGACATGTATTCACCTGGAAGTGATCCACAGAAGGAGAAAGTTCCCGACATTCAACTAACTGTGGGAAGTAAATCTGCTCGTATCCCATCTCCGATCAAGTTTCAAACTGCAGGTGGGAGATCTATTTCAGTTTCTAGTGATGCATTGCAACGTGCGAGGTGCCTTCTCGGTGATGCAGAGTTGGACAGTTTATCAAATGAGGGATTTGGAGATGATTCActcttttcaaatttcaaagagAAAACATTTGGTGAGATTCCattgaataaagaaaatgatCCTTACGCTTCCTGTTTGCAGCAAAATGCTCATGCATCAAAAACCTTCCGACCCCTTATGGGTTTGATTTCAAACCAAAAGCATTCAACTGCTACAGCAGAGGACATAAATTCAGGGAGTAACTTACCAAATAAAGTTGGTTCAGATAGCTTCATACATGAGGGAACTTTTACGGCAACCGGTAATATATTTTGTATGCAGAAGTCTTTTAACAGTGAAGTGCCAGTTAAACATCCATTGGGAAAGGAATGTGGCTCGCGAATGGCTTCAGTATCAAGGTCTTTGGACAGGCCACTGGTTGATATTTCGAACAACATTGGCCATGCTAATTCAAATCAGAAGCGTACTCCTTGTGAAAAGAAGAGACTTGGAAGGAGAAGCTCTATATCTCCATTCAAAAGGCCACGCAGCTCCCG GTTCATCACTCCATTGACCAGCacaatttctcttcttcctaaTG GTCCAGCAACATTGAAAATGTCTGAAGGATCTTGCAAAATGAAGGTTTCCAGTCGGTATCCATTTGAGGCTGAAAGAAAGACAGTAGAAGAATTTTTCGGGGCCACccctttttaccaaaaattg TTAGTGCACGTGCCAGATCAAGTAAAGTTCATGAATGCAGATAGTGCAGAAAAATATATGTTCTGTGACAAATCTAGCTCAGATGTGACAGGAATAGAGGCTTTTCATCACATGCTGTCAAAATCCGGAGCCTCCATGCTTAATGCTTCCAAAGA ATGGGTTGCAAATCATTACAAGTGGATAGTTTGGAAACTGGCATGTTATGAAAGAGGTTATCCTGCTGAAGCTTCTGGTAGATATTTAACTGTGTCCAATGTCATTGAGGAGCTGAAATACAG GTACGAGAGAGAAGTAAATCATGGTCATAGATCTGCAGTCAAAAGAATTCTGGAAGGGGATGCCTCACCTGCTTCAATGATGGTATTGTGCATTTCAGCCATTCGTTCCTACCCTGACCCTAAGCTTGAGACAGTACATCCTATGCCTTCATATGAAGATGCTAAAAAGATTAATGGATCAAATTTGTTTAAGAGCAGTAATGTAGGAAAAGTAGAGCTGACTGATGGGTG GTACTCATTGGATGCCCTTTTGGATGTCCCATTGTCAAAACAGCTTCTTGCTGGAAAATTGTTTGTGGGTCAGAAACTTCGG GTGTGGGGAGCAGGCTTGTGTGGCTGGGCTGGACCAATttcacctcttgag GGTTCTAATGCAGTTCATTTACTATTGCACATAAATGGGACATATAGAGCTCGTTGGGCAGAACGTTTGGGATTCT gcAAGGGTCTGGGCACCCCATTGGCTTTTAGGTGTATCAAGGGTGGTGGTGGTATAGTCCCTAGGACATTAGTAGGAATCACACGAATCTACCCTGTTCTTTACAAGGAGAG GTTAAGTAATGGAGGTTCTGTTGTGAGGTCAGAAAGGATGGAGGCCAAAATGGTCCAATTGTACTACCAGAG GCGCTCTATGATTGCGGAGGGTGTAATGTCTGAGTTTCAAAGAGATTTCAATTGTCATGGAAAAAGTGAAGACAGAGAAGAGGGGGCTCAAATCCTTAAGATCCTTGAGACAGCTGCTGAACCAGAAGTTCTGATGGCAGAAATGAGTTCAGAGCAGCTAACTTATTTTGCCACTTATCAGGCAAGACAAGAG GCAATGAGGCAGTCAGATATGCGGGACAAGATTGAGAAAGCTATTGAAAATGCAGGCCTTAGTGGAAGAGATGTCACCCCATTTATGAGAGTGAGAGTGGTTGGGCTAGCTAGTAAACATTGCCATAGGAAAGGTTGTATGAGGGATGGCTTGATAACAATATGGAACCCAACCGAGAAGCAG GCTGAGCTCGTGGAGGGGCAGGCATATACTGTCACAGGGCTCATGGCACTAAACTCTAATTCAGAAACAATTTATTTACATGCAAGGGGATCTACTACTGCATGGCTACCTTTATCTTCTTTAGCAGCTGAATGTTTTGA ACCATTTTTCACTCCTCGCAAATCAGTCTCATTGTCAAATTTGGGTGAAGTTCCTCTGGCAAG AGAGTTCGATATTGCTGCTGTTGTTGTCTACGTTGGGGAAGTTTATACATCTGGCCACCAGAAGAGGCAATGGGTGTTTGTGACTGATGGCTCCATATCAGAGCCTGAGCTTCAGTCAGAAGGATTTGCAGATTGTTTGCTTGCTGTTAGCTTCTGCTTGCCAGATATAGATAATGATTCATCTGCACCAATCAACCGTAACCTTGAAGGATCTACT GTTGGCTTCTGTAACCTAGTCAAGCGATCACGTGACAAGATGAATAACCTTTGGGTAGCGGAGGCAACTGAAAATTCTACTTACTTGTCCTCTTATGACTTTCCTGGCTGTTCTTATCTCAAAGAAGCTGCTACCTGCACTCGCAAATGGGCCAAAATCTCTTATATG ACCATGCAGAAACTCCGGGAGAGGGTTTTAGTCATTATTGGTGGATGTGACAGCTAG
- the LOC122086032 gene encoding protein BREAST CANCER SUSCEPTIBILITY 2 homolog B-like isoform X3 — protein sequence MQQRMVGEVCATEDRHSFSNSHFRTGSGKTVSVSSAGLLRAKTLLGLEENNNHFTSQGFGNTRNLPTSDELNSFGNSSNLVTRAALQNNRSLAARSVPQHLVSFPTDMYSPGSDPQKEKVPDIQLTVGSKSARIPSPIKFQTAGGRSISVSSDALQRARCLLGDAELDSLSNEGFGDDSLFSNFKEKTFGEIPLNKENDPYASCLQQNAHASKTFRPLMGLISNQKHSTATAEDINSGSNLPNKVGSDSFIHEGTFTATGNIFCMQKSFNSEVPVKHPLGKECGSRMASVSRSLDRPLVDISNNIGHANSNQKRTPCEKKRLGRRSSISPFKRPRSSRFITPLTSTISLLPNGPATLKMSEGSCKMKVSSRYPFEAERKTVEEFFGATPFYQKLLVHVPDQVKFMNADSAEKYMFCDKSSSDVTGIEAFHHMLSKSGASMLNASKEWVANHYKWIVWKLACYERGYPAEASGRYLTVSNVIEELKYRYEREVNHGHRSAVKRILEGDASPASMMVLCISAIRSYPDPKLETVHPMPSYEDAKKINGSNLFKSSNVGKVELTDGWYSLDALLDVPLSKQLLAGKLFVGQKLRVWGAGLCGWAGPISPLEGSNAVHLLLHINGTYRARWAERLGFCKGLGTPLAFRCIKGGGGIVPRTLVGITRIYPVLYKERLSNGGSVVRSERMEAKMVQLYYQRRSMIAEGVMSEFQRDFNCHGKSEDREEGAQILKILETAAEPEVLMAEMSSEQLTYFATYQARQEAMRQSDMRDKIEKAIENAGLSGRDVTPFMRVRVVGLASKHCHRKGCMRDGLITIWNPTEKQQAELVEGQAYTVTGLMALNSNSETIYLHARGSTTAWLPLSSLAAECFEPFFTPRKSVSLSNLGEVPLAREFDIAAVVVYVGEVYTSGHQKRQWVFVTDGSISEPELQSEGFADCLLAVSFCLPDIDNDSSAPINRNLEGSTVGFCNLVKRSRDKMNNLWVAEATENSTYLSSYDFPGCSYLKEAATCTRKWAKISYMTMQKLRERVLVIIGGCDS from the exons ATGCAGCAGAGAATGGTGG GTGAAGTGTGTGCCACGGAAGATAGGCACAGCTTCTCTAATTCTCATTTCCGGACAGGCTCTGGGAAGACAGTGAGTGTATCTTCTGCTGGTCTCCTCAGAGCAAAAACATTGTTGGGTTTGGAGGAAAACAATAATCATTTCACTTCTCAAGGTTTTGGAAATACAAGGAATTTGCCAACTAGTGATGAATTGAATTCTTTTGGGAACTCATCGAATTTGGTGACGAGAGCTGCTTTGCAGAATAACAGGAGTCTAGCTGCTAGATCAGTTCCACAGCATCTGGTTAGTTTTCCAACTGACATGTATTCACCTGGAAGTGATCCACAGAAGGAGAAAGTTCCCGACATTCAACTAACTGTGGGAAGTAAATCTGCTCGTATCCCATCTCCGATCAAGTTTCAAACTGCAGGTGGGAGATCTATTTCAGTTTCTAGTGATGCATTGCAACGTGCGAGGTGCCTTCTCGGTGATGCAGAGTTGGACAGTTTATCAAATGAGGGATTTGGAGATGATTCActcttttcaaatttcaaagagAAAACATTTGGTGAGATTCCattgaataaagaaaatgatCCTTACGCTTCCTGTTTGCAGCAAAATGCTCATGCATCAAAAACCTTCCGACCCCTTATGGGTTTGATTTCAAACCAAAAGCATTCAACTGCTACAGCAGAGGACATAAATTCAGGGAGTAACTTACCAAATAAAGTTGGTTCAGATAGCTTCATACATGAGGGAACTTTTACGGCAACCGGTAATATATTTTGTATGCAGAAGTCTTTTAACAGTGAAGTGCCAGTTAAACATCCATTGGGAAAGGAATGTGGCTCGCGAATGGCTTCAGTATCAAGGTCTTTGGACAGGCCACTGGTTGATATTTCGAACAACATTGGCCATGCTAATTCAAATCAGAAGCGTACTCCTTGTGAAAAGAAGAGACTTGGAAGGAGAAGCTCTATATCTCCATTCAAAAGGCCACGCAGCTCCCG GTTCATCACTCCATTGACCAGCacaatttctcttcttcctaaTG GTCCAGCAACATTGAAAATGTCTGAAGGATCTTGCAAAATGAAGGTTTCCAGTCGGTATCCATTTGAGGCTGAAAGAAAGACAGTAGAAGAATTTTTCGGGGCCACccctttttaccaaaaattg TTAGTGCACGTGCCAGATCAAGTAAAGTTCATGAATGCAGATAGTGCAGAAAAATATATGTTCTGTGACAAATCTAGCTCAGATGTGACAGGAATAGAGGCTTTTCATCACATGCTGTCAAAATCCGGAGCCTCCATGCTTAATGCTTCCAAAGA ATGGGTTGCAAATCATTACAAGTGGATAGTTTGGAAACTGGCATGTTATGAAAGAGGTTATCCTGCTGAAGCTTCTGGTAGATATTTAACTGTGTCCAATGTCATTGAGGAGCTGAAATACAG GTACGAGAGAGAAGTAAATCATGGTCATAGATCTGCAGTCAAAAGAATTCTGGAAGGGGATGCCTCACCTGCTTCAATGATGGTATTGTGCATTTCAGCCATTCGTTCCTACCCTGACCCTAAGCTTGAGACAGTACATCCTATGCCTTCATATGAAGATGCTAAAAAGATTAATGGATCAAATTTGTTTAAGAGCAGTAATGTAGGAAAAGTAGAGCTGACTGATGGGTG GTACTCATTGGATGCCCTTTTGGATGTCCCATTGTCAAAACAGCTTCTTGCTGGAAAATTGTTTGTGGGTCAGAAACTTCGG GTGTGGGGAGCAGGCTTGTGTGGCTGGGCTGGACCAATttcacctcttgag GGTTCTAATGCAGTTCATTTACTATTGCACATAAATGGGACATATAGAGCTCGTTGGGCAGAACGTTTGGGATTCT gcAAGGGTCTGGGCACCCCATTGGCTTTTAGGTGTATCAAGGGTGGTGGTGGTATAGTCCCTAGGACATTAGTAGGAATCACACGAATCTACCCTGTTCTTTACAAGGAGAG GTTAAGTAATGGAGGTTCTGTTGTGAGGTCAGAAAGGATGGAGGCCAAAATGGTCCAATTGTACTACCAGAG GCGCTCTATGATTGCGGAGGGTGTAATGTCTGAGTTTCAAAGAGATTTCAATTGTCATGGAAAAAGTGAAGACAGAGAAGAGGGGGCTCAAATCCTTAAGATCCTTGAGACAGCTGCTGAACCAGAAGTTCTGATGGCAGAAATGAGTTCAGAGCAGCTAACTTATTTTGCCACTTATCAGGCAAGACAAGAG GCAATGAGGCAGTCAGATATGCGGGACAAGATTGAGAAAGCTATTGAAAATGCAGGCCTTAGTGGAAGAGATGTCACCCCATTTATGAGAGTGAGAGTGGTTGGGCTAGCTAGTAAACATTGCCATAGGAAAGGTTGTATGAGGGATGGCTTGATAACAATATGGAACCCAACCGAGAAGCAG CAGGCTGAGCTCGTGGAGGGGCAGGCATATACTGTCACAGGGCTCATGGCACTAAACTCTAATTCAGAAACAATTTATTTACATGCAAGGGGATCTACTACTGCATGGCTACCTTTATCTTCTTTAGCAGCTGAATGTTTTGA ACCATTTTTCACTCCTCGCAAATCAGTCTCATTGTCAAATTTGGGTGAAGTTCCTCTGGCAAG AGAGTTCGATATTGCTGCTGTTGTTGTCTACGTTGGGGAAGTTTATACATCTGGCCACCAGAAGAGGCAATGGGTGTTTGTGACTGATGGCTCCATATCAGAGCCTGAGCTTCAGTCAGAAGGATTTGCAGATTGTTTGCTTGCTGTTAGCTTCTGCTTGCCAGATATAGATAATGATTCATCTGCACCAATCAACCGTAACCTTGAAGGATCTACT GTTGGCTTCTGTAACCTAGTCAAGCGATCACGTGACAAGATGAATAACCTTTGGGTAGCGGAGGCAACTGAAAATTCTACTTACTTGTCCTCTTATGACTTTCCTGGCTGTTCTTATCTCAAAGAAGCTGCTACCTGCACTCGCAAATGGGCCAAAATCTCTTATATG ACCATGCAGAAACTCCGGGAGAGGGTTTTAGTCATTATTGGTGGATGTGACAGCTAG
- the LOC122086032 gene encoding protein BREAST CANCER SUSCEPTIBILITY 2 homolog B-like isoform X1 → MTTWQLFSDSGNDFRWEISVPPSETRLEESRKTLILRDDLTDSRLPSMADLLFQGSSKVMQKITEGNGDLPMFRTGSGKSVAVKKSSLMKALSVLGEEDAAENGEVCATEDRHSFSNSHFRTGSGKTVSVSSAGLLRAKTLLGLEENNNHFTSQGFGNTRNLPTSDELNSFGNSSNLVTRAALQNNRSLAARSVPQHLVSFPTDMYSPGSDPQKEKVPDIQLTVGSKSARIPSPIKFQTAGGRSISVSSDALQRARCLLGDAELDSLSNEGFGDDSLFSNFKEKTFGEIPLNKENDPYASCLQQNAHASKTFRPLMGLISNQKHSTATAEDINSGSNLPNKVGSDSFIHEGTFTATGNIFCMQKSFNSEVPVKHPLGKECGSRMASVSRSLDRPLVDISNNIGHANSNQKRTPCEKKRLGRRSSISPFKRPRSSRFITPLTSTISLLPNGPATLKMSEGSCKMKVSSRYPFEAERKTVEEFFGATPFYQKLLVHVPDQVKFMNADSAEKYMFCDKSSSDVTGIEAFHHMLSKSGASMLNASKEWVANHYKWIVWKLACYERGYPAEASGRYLTVSNVIEELKYRYEREVNHGHRSAVKRILEGDASPASMMVLCISAIRSYPDPKLETVHPMPSYEDAKKINGSNLFKSSNVGKVELTDGWYSLDALLDVPLSKQLLAGKLFVGQKLRVWGAGLCGWAGPISPLEGSNAVHLLLHINGTYRARWAERLGFCKGLGTPLAFRCIKGGGGIVPRTLVGITRIYPVLYKERLSNGGSVVRSERMEAKMVQLYYQRRSMIAEGVMSEFQRDFNCHGKSEDREEGAQILKILETAAEPEVLMAEMSSEQLTYFATYQARQEAMRQSDMRDKIEKAIENAGLSGRDVTPFMRVRVVGLASKHCHRKGCMRDGLITIWNPTEKQQAELVEGQAYTVTGLMALNSNSETIYLHARGSTTAWLPLSSLAAECFEPFFTPRKSVSLSNLGEVPLAREFDIAAVVVYVGEVYTSGHQKRQWVFVTDGSISEPELQSEGFADCLLAVSFCLPDIDNDSSAPINRNLEGSTVGFCNLVKRSRDKMNNLWVAEATENSTYLSSYDFPGCSYLKEAATCTRKWAKISYMTMQKLRERVLVIIGGCDS, encoded by the exons ATGACGACATGGCAGCTGTTTTCCGATTCCGGGAATGATTTCCGATGGGAGATCTCCGTTCCACCGTCTGAAACCAGATTAGAAGAATCTCGCAAAACCCTAATTCTACGAGATGACCTCACCGATTCTCGTCTCCCGTCCATGGCTGATCTCTTGTTTCAAG GATCTTCAAAGGTCATGCAGAAAATAACCGAAGGCAATGGTGACCTTCCAATGTTCCGCACCGGATCGGGGAAATCGGTTGCTGTAAAAAAGTCTTCCCTAATGAAAGCATTGTCTGTCCTCGGCGAGGAGGATGCAGCAGAGAATG GTGAAGTGTGTGCCACGGAAGATAGGCACAGCTTCTCTAATTCTCATTTCCGGACAGGCTCTGGGAAGACAGTGAGTGTATCTTCTGCTGGTCTCCTCAGAGCAAAAACATTGTTGGGTTTGGAGGAAAACAATAATCATTTCACTTCTCAAGGTTTTGGAAATACAAGGAATTTGCCAACTAGTGATGAATTGAATTCTTTTGGGAACTCATCGAATTTGGTGACGAGAGCTGCTTTGCAGAATAACAGGAGTCTAGCTGCTAGATCAGTTCCACAGCATCTGGTTAGTTTTCCAACTGACATGTATTCACCTGGAAGTGATCCACAGAAGGAGAAAGTTCCCGACATTCAACTAACTGTGGGAAGTAAATCTGCTCGTATCCCATCTCCGATCAAGTTTCAAACTGCAGGTGGGAGATCTATTTCAGTTTCTAGTGATGCATTGCAACGTGCGAGGTGCCTTCTCGGTGATGCAGAGTTGGACAGTTTATCAAATGAGGGATTTGGAGATGATTCActcttttcaaatttcaaagagAAAACATTTGGTGAGATTCCattgaataaagaaaatgatCCTTACGCTTCCTGTTTGCAGCAAAATGCTCATGCATCAAAAACCTTCCGACCCCTTATGGGTTTGATTTCAAACCAAAAGCATTCAACTGCTACAGCAGAGGACATAAATTCAGGGAGTAACTTACCAAATAAAGTTGGTTCAGATAGCTTCATACATGAGGGAACTTTTACGGCAACCGGTAATATATTTTGTATGCAGAAGTCTTTTAACAGTGAAGTGCCAGTTAAACATCCATTGGGAAAGGAATGTGGCTCGCGAATGGCTTCAGTATCAAGGTCTTTGGACAGGCCACTGGTTGATATTTCGAACAACATTGGCCATGCTAATTCAAATCAGAAGCGTACTCCTTGTGAAAAGAAGAGACTTGGAAGGAGAAGCTCTATATCTCCATTCAAAAGGCCACGCAGCTCCCG GTTCATCACTCCATTGACCAGCacaatttctcttcttcctaaTG GTCCAGCAACATTGAAAATGTCTGAAGGATCTTGCAAAATGAAGGTTTCCAGTCGGTATCCATTTGAGGCTGAAAGAAAGACAGTAGAAGAATTTTTCGGGGCCACccctttttaccaaaaattg TTAGTGCACGTGCCAGATCAAGTAAAGTTCATGAATGCAGATAGTGCAGAAAAATATATGTTCTGTGACAAATCTAGCTCAGATGTGACAGGAATAGAGGCTTTTCATCACATGCTGTCAAAATCCGGAGCCTCCATGCTTAATGCTTCCAAAGA ATGGGTTGCAAATCATTACAAGTGGATAGTTTGGAAACTGGCATGTTATGAAAGAGGTTATCCTGCTGAAGCTTCTGGTAGATATTTAACTGTGTCCAATGTCATTGAGGAGCTGAAATACAG GTACGAGAGAGAAGTAAATCATGGTCATAGATCTGCAGTCAAAAGAATTCTGGAAGGGGATGCCTCACCTGCTTCAATGATGGTATTGTGCATTTCAGCCATTCGTTCCTACCCTGACCCTAAGCTTGAGACAGTACATCCTATGCCTTCATATGAAGATGCTAAAAAGATTAATGGATCAAATTTGTTTAAGAGCAGTAATGTAGGAAAAGTAGAGCTGACTGATGGGTG GTACTCATTGGATGCCCTTTTGGATGTCCCATTGTCAAAACAGCTTCTTGCTGGAAAATTGTTTGTGGGTCAGAAACTTCGG GTGTGGGGAGCAGGCTTGTGTGGCTGGGCTGGACCAATttcacctcttgag GGTTCTAATGCAGTTCATTTACTATTGCACATAAATGGGACATATAGAGCTCGTTGGGCAGAACGTTTGGGATTCT gcAAGGGTCTGGGCACCCCATTGGCTTTTAGGTGTATCAAGGGTGGTGGTGGTATAGTCCCTAGGACATTAGTAGGAATCACACGAATCTACCCTGTTCTTTACAAGGAGAG GTTAAGTAATGGAGGTTCTGTTGTGAGGTCAGAAAGGATGGAGGCCAAAATGGTCCAATTGTACTACCAGAG GCGCTCTATGATTGCGGAGGGTGTAATGTCTGAGTTTCAAAGAGATTTCAATTGTCATGGAAAAAGTGAAGACAGAGAAGAGGGGGCTCAAATCCTTAAGATCCTTGAGACAGCTGCTGAACCAGAAGTTCTGATGGCAGAAATGAGTTCAGAGCAGCTAACTTATTTTGCCACTTATCAGGCAAGACAAGAG GCAATGAGGCAGTCAGATATGCGGGACAAGATTGAGAAAGCTATTGAAAATGCAGGCCTTAGTGGAAGAGATGTCACCCCATTTATGAGAGTGAGAGTGGTTGGGCTAGCTAGTAAACATTGCCATAGGAAAGGTTGTATGAGGGATGGCTTGATAACAATATGGAACCCAACCGAGAAGCAG CAGGCTGAGCTCGTGGAGGGGCAGGCATATACTGTCACAGGGCTCATGGCACTAAACTCTAATTCAGAAACAATTTATTTACATGCAAGGGGATCTACTACTGCATGGCTACCTTTATCTTCTTTAGCAGCTGAATGTTTTGA ACCATTTTTCACTCCTCGCAAATCAGTCTCATTGTCAAATTTGGGTGAAGTTCCTCTGGCAAG AGAGTTCGATATTGCTGCTGTTGTTGTCTACGTTGGGGAAGTTTATACATCTGGCCACCAGAAGAGGCAATGGGTGTTTGTGACTGATGGCTCCATATCAGAGCCTGAGCTTCAGTCAGAAGGATTTGCAGATTGTTTGCTTGCTGTTAGCTTCTGCTTGCCAGATATAGATAATGATTCATCTGCACCAATCAACCGTAACCTTGAAGGATCTACT GTTGGCTTCTGTAACCTAGTCAAGCGATCACGTGACAAGATGAATAACCTTTGGGTAGCGGAGGCAACTGAAAATTCTACTTACTTGTCCTCTTATGACTTTCCTGGCTGTTCTTATCTCAAAGAAGCTGCTACCTGCACTCGCAAATGGGCCAAAATCTCTTATATG ACCATGCAGAAACTCCGGGAGAGGGTTTTAGTCATTATTGGTGGATGTGACAGCTAG